A stretch of DNA from Candidatus Fonsibacter ubiquis:
AATAGTATCAAATCCCTTAGGAACAATTCCACCTGTCATTATTTCAATAGTTTCAAATTTTTTGATTTTTTTAGTAATAGGTTTTGTTCCTGCAATCATTGAACCTATAATTCTAAATTTTTGAGGCGAATTTTTATTTAAAAATTTAGTGTCTTTAGAGTTTACTGCAAAGCCATCAAAGGCCGCATTATTTGCAGCTGGATAATTATAATTTGAAAATATATTTAAAGACAAAACTCTATTTAAAGCATTTTCACAATTAATAATTTCATCTCCAATTTTAATGGGTGCTTTTTTTAAAATTTGTTGAGAGCGTTTATAACTAATCATTACTTTTTATTATCTCTTTTGCTTTTTCTAAGTCTTCTTTAGTATTAATATTAAAAAAAGGATCGTTATTTTTAAATTCTAAGTTAATCGTCTTAACCCCAACTTTATTAGCCCAGTCCTCAACTTTTCGCTCTCCTTTGTTAACTAAATCATCCTCTAATCTATTTAATAGTTCTAGCGACCATAGCCCGAATATATTGTGCCTTTTATCATTAGATTTAATAAAAAAAAGTTTGCTCTGTTTTTCGTTAATATTATTTAGGAAATCATGTAGGTGTTTTTTTTTAAAAAAAGGCGTGTCAGAAGGAAAGGTTGAAATCCATTTATATTTCTTATTATTTTCTTTAATCCATTTCATAGCACTTAAAACACCACCTAATGGACCTAAATTTTTTTTATAATCTTCAATTTTATTAATTTTTTTTGAATTAAAAAACTTGATATCGTTATTTGCAATAATTAAAATTTCATTAAACTCATTCAAAATTTCTAGAAGAATATAATCAATTAATATTTTACTTTCTAATTGAACTTGAGATTTATCTTGGCCAAATCTCTTGGATTGCCCTCCTGCTAGTACAACTCCTAAAATGCTGTTATAATCCATTATTCTTAATATAAATCATTAAAACACCAATTAAAGATATATAATGGATTTAAAAATTTTAGAAATTGCTTCTCACGCTGAAAATAAAAAAGAACTTAGCAATCCTACCCATTCCTCAAAAAACAAAAATCCGATTTGTGGAGACGAAATGGAAATTAGTTTAGTTGTAAAAAAAAATATCATTGAGGATATGGCTTACAATTGTAAATCTTGTGTATATTGCCAGGCTTCTGTTAGTTTACTTTCAAGAACAATTAAAGATCAAAGTATTGATACATTTAAAGACTTTTTTCAGTTTGCAGAAAAAATGTTTACCGACAATAATTTAAATATTCAAAAAAAATGGAATGGATTTGTAGAAATATTTAATAAAAAAAATTTAGCTAGAAAAGAATGTTTGCTTCTACCTTTAAGAACCGTTGCAAAAGCGCTAAAAATATAAATGATTAAAATAAACAAATCTAATTTAGTAAAAGCTTTCATCGCAGGTTTGTTTTCAATTTTGACCATTGGAACTTTAACACTGTTAACTTACGAAACTACTTTAGGAGTTTTTTTAATTGCCTCTTTTGGATCTTCGATGGTTTTATTATTTGGGTTTCCTGAGAGTCCTTTTTCTCAACCCAAGAATGTTTTTTTTGGACATTTTTTAACAGCCTTAACAGGAATAGTTTTTTTAAAACATATACCATTGCCCATTTATATTAATATTGCTCTGGCCGTCGGATTTGGAGTTTTTTTTATGATACTTTTTAACGTGGTTCATCCACCTGCAGGAGGGAATCCTATAATTGTAATTATAGGAAACGTTTCTTACCAATATTTAATTAATCCAATTATTTTTGGTAGTTTAATAATTTTAATTTTTGCAATTTTAACAAATAAATTCTTATTAAAGAAGAATTACCCTATAAAATAATTGAATGAATTCTAAATACAAAGTTTTAAAATTTAAATCTAATAATTTTAAAAATGTTGATGATCTAGTTTCAATTGAAGAACCACTAGAAATATCTATTAAATATAAAAATAACGATAATTGGGTTACGCAAATCTTATCAATTACCATGAGAACCCCTGGCCATGATGAAGATTTGGTAAGGGGTTTTTTATTCAATGAGCAAATTGTTCAGGATGTTAAGCACATTCAATCTATAAAAAGTTTTGGAGCAAAAGTTGGCCAGTATAAAATTCAGAATAAAATATTAGCAACATTAAATAATTCAAAAAATATAAATATCACTAAAATTAA
This window harbors:
- a CDS encoding molybdenum cofactor guanylyltransferase produces the protein MDYNSILGVVLAGGQSKRFGQDKSQVQLESKILIDYILLEILNEFNEILIIANNDIKFFNSKKINKIEDYKKNLGPLGGVLSAMKWIKENNKKYKWISTFPSDTPFFKKKHLHDFLNNINEKQSKLFFIKSNDKRHNIFGLWSLELLNRLEDDLVNKGERKVEDWANKVGVKTINLEFKNNDPFFNINTKEDLEKAKEIIKSND
- a CDS encoding iron-sulfur cluster assembly scaffold protein, whose product is MDLKILEIASHAENKKELSNPTHSSKNKNPICGDEMEISLVVKKNIIEDMAYNCKSCVYCQASVSLLSRTIKDQSIDTFKDFFQFAEKMFTDNNLNIQKKWNGFVEIFNKKNLARKECLLLPLRTVAKALKI
- a CDS encoding HPP family protein, which translates into the protein MIKINKSNLVKAFIAGLFSILTIGTLTLLTYETTLGVFLIASFGSSMVLLFGFPESPFSQPKNVFFGHFLTALTGIVFLKHIPLPIYINIALAVGFGVFFMILFNVVHPPAGGNPIIVIIGNVSYQYLINPIIFGSLIILIFAILTNKFLLKKNYPIK